A window of the Kazachstania africana CBS 2517 chromosome 10, complete genome genome harbors these coding sequences:
- the KAFR0J00920 gene encoding uncharacterized protein, with product MDVQTNNHMFTSNTVNANIPSFMGVMNHGSANLSRNNSTSSYGRELHSGMRDRMSLLRKLDLDPSLTLDLSNCDDTSISGYLDILNQKYRLEVEKIRQDNLKLLDKLVDKLNSMENLSDETCEKLIEFVRDENIKKTKLDLDEGLTLSTNRPNYIASPAGKEDRLSVSSLPSHYKINEFNRGQVAYIGGSPYSVAFQGGPNSTGPSFQNQTPTFNLYNGGTLPRQSSTLGLFQPAVNPVLPPTVTNQPFIAPQIITGPPNLSPPLPNNHSSSGYMMAYDATTNTRQSFPAPYPALLQQYEAGQDLKVIPFKASKLNLGASTTHENNDSHKNKRPHLQGSSKTKISVNQKQSTSNKLTNDTDSAKMRP from the coding sequence ATGGACGTTCAGACAAATAACCATATGTTCACATCAAATACTGTGAATGCTAATATCCCGTCATTCATGGGCGTTATGAATCACGGCTCAGCAAATTTATCTCGTAACAACTCGACGTCATCTTATGGAAGAGAACTTCATTCTGGCATGAGGGACAGAATGAGTTTGCTACGAAAATTGGATCTTGACCCATCGCTGACGTTGGATCTAAGTAATTGTGATGATACTTCGATCAGTGGATATCtagatattttgaatcaaaagTATCGGTTAGAAGTTGAAAAGATACGTCAGGATAATCTAAAACTATTGGATAAGTTGGTGGATAAGTTAAATTCGatggaaaatttatctGATGAAACTTGTGAAAAACTAATTGAATTCGTAagagatgaaaatataaagaagaCGAAACTCGATTTGGATGAAGGTTTGACGCTATCCACAAATAGACCAAACTACATTGCATCACCTGCCGGGAAGGAAGATCGTCTATCAGTGTCCTCTCTGCCCTCAcattataaaattaatgaattcaataGAGGACAAGTCGCATATATTGGTGGGTCCCCTTACTCTGTGGCATTCCAAGGTGGACCGAACAGCACTGGTCCTTCATTTCAAAACCAAACCCCAACTTTTAATCTATACAACGGAGGCACGCTGCCACGTCAATCATCTACTTTAGGTCTCTTTCAACCTGCAGTAAATCCAGTTCTTCCGCCTACTGTCACTAACCAGCCTTTTATAGCACCACAGATAATAACGGGTCCTCCGAACTTATCGCCTCCATTACCAAACAACcattcttcttctggtTATATGATGGCTTACGACGCAACTACAAACACTAGACAAAGTTTCCCAGCTCCTTATCCTGCCCTATTGCAACAATATGAGGCTGGTCAAGATCTGAAAGTAATCCCTTTCAAGGcatcaaaattgaatctCGGGGCTTCAACTACTCATGAGAACAACGATAGCcataaaaataagagaCCGCATCTTCAAGGTTCTTCAAAAACGAAAATTTCTGTCAATCAAAAACAAAGTACGAGTAACAAGTTAACCAATGACACGGATAGTGCGAAGATGAGGCCTTAA